In Rhodoferax koreense, a genomic segment contains:
- a CDS encoding DUF1289 domain-containing protein, with product MADIPSTPSLEAEARRLAREDAVRRVAARADTVALAGDDVPSPCISVCRIDAHAGLCEGCFRTLDEISGWSRASPAAKRAVWQAIRLRMTAG from the coding sequence ATGGCAGACATTCCGTCCACACCGTCGCTCGAGGCCGAGGCCCGGCGCCTCGCGCGCGAGGATGCCGTGCGGCGCGTGGCCGCCCGCGCCGACACCGTGGCCTTGGCGGGCGACGACGTACCCTCGCCCTGCATTTCGGTATGCCGCATCGATGCGCATGCGGGCCTGTGCGAAGGCTGCTTTCGCACGCTCGATGAAATCTCGGGCTGGAGCCGGGCGTCACCCGCGGCCAAACGTGCCGTCTGGCAGGCCATCCGGCTGCGCATGACGGCTGGCTGA
- a CDS encoding CDP-6-deoxy-delta-3,4-glucoseen reductase gives MSSPNEASSAAMAQAEFSVSVLPSGRSFTTHAGESILAAGIRQGVGLPYGCKDGACGSCKCRKLAGSVVHGPHQSKALSPEEDAAGLVLTCCAIPLSDVVLESRQVTDESAFPIKKMPSRVSSLERVSADVMVVRLQLPANDNLRYHAGQYVEFILRDGARRSYSMANAPTARPEPVEGVATANPGIELHIRHMPGGKFTDHVFGAMKEKEILRIEGPYGSFFLRDDSDKPIVLLASGTGFAPIKAVLEHMLAKGITRPATLYWGGRRPGDLYMDGWVKARLAEMPNLRYVPVVSNALPEDHWTGRTGFVHQAVLDDLPDLSGHQVYACGAPIVVESARDAYTRLAGLDPEEFFADAFTTEADKHSG, from the coding sequence ATGAGCAGCCCCAATGAGGCCTCCAGCGCGGCCATGGCCCAGGCCGAATTCAGCGTCAGCGTGCTGCCCAGCGGCCGCAGCTTCACCACCCATGCGGGCGAATCCATTCTCGCCGCCGGCATCCGCCAGGGCGTGGGCCTGCCCTATGGCTGCAAGGACGGCGCCTGCGGCAGCTGCAAGTGCAGGAAGCTGGCCGGCAGCGTGGTGCACGGCCCGCACCAGAGCAAGGCGCTGAGCCCCGAGGAGGACGCGGCCGGGCTGGTGCTGACGTGCTGCGCGATCCCGCTGTCCGACGTGGTGCTCGAATCGCGCCAGGTCACCGACGAAAGCGCATTTCCGATCAAGAAGATGCCTTCCCGGGTGAGCAGCCTGGAAAGGGTCTCGGCCGACGTGATGGTGGTCCGCCTGCAATTGCCGGCGAACGACAACCTGCGTTACCACGCCGGGCAATACGTGGAATTCATCCTGCGCGACGGCGCGCGGCGCAGCTACAGCATGGCCAATGCGCCGACGGCCCGGCCGGAGCCGGTGGAAGGTGTGGCAACTGCGAATCCCGGCATCGAATTGCACATCCGCCACATGCCGGGCGGCAAGTTCACCGACCACGTGTTCGGCGCCATGAAAGAGAAGGAAATCCTGCGCATCGAAGGCCCTTACGGCAGCTTCTTCCTGCGCGACGACTCCGACAAACCCATCGTGCTGCTGGCCTCGGGCACGGGTTTCGCACCGATCAAGGCCGTGCTCGAACACATGCTGGCCAAAGGCATCACGCGGCCGGCCACGCTCTACTGGGGCGGCCGCCGCCCGGGCGACCTGTACATGGACGGCTGGGTGAAGGCGCGCCTCGCCGAAATGCCGAACCTGCGCTACGTGCCGGTGGTCTCCAATGCCCTGCCCGAAGACCACTGGACGGGCCGCACCGGCTTCGTGCACCAGGCGGTGCTGGACGACCTGCCCGACCTCTCCGGCCACCAGGTCTATGCCTGTGGCGCACCGATCGTGGTCGAATCGGCGCGCGACGCCTATACCCGGCTGGCCGGCCTGGACCCCGAGGAGTTCTTCGCCGACGCCTTCACCACCGAAGCCGACAAGCACTCCGGCTGA
- a CDS encoding SDR family oxidoreductase, whose protein sequence is MPSNQSPLGALPARFRRERLLIVGCGDVGLRVAQALPRQVRLLALTSSADRLPLLRAHGITPLRGNLDQPATLRRLAGLATRVLHLAPPPGEGRGDPRTKALLRALQHRSAPAALVYGSTTGVYGDCRGEVAAETRTLAAHTERAKRRVDAEAAVRFAGRMARHAGTVRASILRIPGIYAPDREGGTPLARLQKGTPVLEARDDVYTNHIHANDLARACVAALWRGRPQRIYNVCDDSQLLMGDYFDLAADLYGMPRPKRVPRSTAQGQLPLMLLSFMGESRRLDNDRLKHELGLRLWYPSVESGLRSG, encoded by the coding sequence TTGCCTTCAAACCAATCCCCTCTCGGTGCGCTGCCAGCGCGCTTCCGCCGTGAACGCCTGTTGATCGTGGGCTGCGGCGACGTCGGCCTGCGCGTGGCCCAGGCCCTGCCGCGCCAGGTGCGGCTGCTGGCGCTGACCTCCAGCGCGGACCGCCTGCCGCTGCTGCGTGCCCACGGCATCACCCCTCTGCGGGGCAATCTCGATCAGCCGGCCACCCTGCGCCGCCTGGCCGGCCTCGCCACGCGGGTGCTGCATCTGGCGCCGCCGCCCGGGGAGGGACGGGGCGATCCGCGCACCAAGGCGTTGCTGCGCGCACTGCAGCACCGCAGCGCGCCGGCTGCGCTGGTCTACGGCTCCACCACCGGCGTCTACGGCGACTGCCGCGGCGAGGTGGCGGCGGAAACGCGGACGCTGGCCGCGCACACCGAACGGGCCAAGCGGCGCGTCGACGCCGAGGCTGCCGTGCGGTTTGCGGGCCGCATGGCGCGCCACGCCGGCACGGTGCGCGCCAGCATCCTGCGCATTCCCGGCATCTACGCTCCCGACCGCGAAGGCGGCACGCCACTGGCGCGCCTGCAGAAGGGAACACCGGTGCTGGAGGCGCGCGACGATGTCTACACCAACCACATCCATGCGAACGATCTCGCACGCGCTTGCGTGGCGGCCCTGTGGCGCGGCCGGCCGCAGCGCATCTACAACGTCTGCGACGACAGTCAGTTGCTGATGGGCGACTATTTCGACCTCGCCGCCGACCTCTACGGCATGCCGCGACCAAAGCGCGTGCCGCGCAGCACGGCCCAGGGACAGTTGCCGCTGATGCTGTTGAGCTTTATGGGCGAATCGCGCCGGCTGGACAATGACCGGCTTAAGCACGAACTCGGGCTGCGGCTGTGGTATCCGTCGGTGGAAAGTGGTTTGCGGTCAGGTTGA
- a CDS encoding potassium transporter Kup, translated as MSIKQEAAVDAAPASHARHGPALLIAALGVVFGDIGTSPLYAFKETLNPDHGVVLTQAAVLGLLSLIFWGLVFVVTLKYVVFVLRADHDGEGGILALQALARKALGERAPGSAGHWLWRAIGGLGLLGAAMFYGDSLITPAISVLSAVEGLEVLAPQLQTYVIPVTMFILVGLFAVQRKGTGVVGRIFGPVMLLWFGVLALGGLWHVSQQPQILAALDPRHAVGFLITHRAQALAVLGAVFLAFTGGEALYADMGHFGAAPIRLAWLFIALPSLVLNYFGQGALVLVDPAAIDNPFFRMYPGWAVLPMVLLAAMATVIASQAVISGAFSLTAQAMRMGYLPRMRVVQTSGEAIGQIYVPMVNWTLMVGVLLLVIGFRSSGALSAAYGIAVSITMVTTTLLAGVVAYRLWRWNRLAVGLGVLAFAFIDLTFVLANSLKILDGGWLTLAVAAVVMLLFTTWAKGRRLGLEAAAAESLPIEAFVASLEGHMPHRVRGTAVFLNSDEHAVPHALLHNLKHNQVLHDIVIVLRVLACDVPRIDARQRIEGHTLGHGIWLVTARHGFMERPNVPEFIRILAYQKGLDCASMSTSYFVSRASLSGRHMLHMTALRSALFGWLQRNAGRASDYFELPENRLVEMGQRTLGRR; from the coding sequence ATGAGCATCAAACAGGAGGCAGCCGTCGACGCGGCGCCTGCCAGCCACGCGCGGCACGGCCCAGCCCTGCTGATCGCCGCGCTCGGCGTGGTTTTCGGCGACATCGGCACCTCGCCACTGTATGCCTTCAAGGAAACCCTGAATCCCGATCATGGGGTTGTGCTCACGCAGGCCGCCGTGCTCGGCCTGCTGTCGCTCATCTTCTGGGGGCTGGTATTTGTCGTCACGCTCAAATACGTGGTGTTCGTGCTGCGCGCCGACCACGACGGCGAAGGCGGCATCCTGGCGCTGCAGGCGCTGGCGCGCAAGGCGCTCGGCGAGCGCGCGCCAGGCAGCGCGGGCCATTGGCTATGGCGCGCCATCGGTGGACTCGGCCTGCTCGGCGCGGCCATGTTCTACGGCGACAGCCTCATCACGCCGGCGATCTCGGTGCTGTCGGCCGTGGAGGGCCTGGAGGTGCTGGCGCCGCAACTGCAGACCTATGTGATCCCGGTCACGATGTTCATCCTCGTCGGCTTGTTCGCCGTGCAGCGCAAGGGCACGGGTGTGGTGGGCCGGATCTTCGGCCCGGTGATGCTGCTGTGGTTCGGGGTGCTGGCGCTGGGCGGGCTGTGGCATGTTTCGCAGCAGCCGCAGATACTCGCCGCGCTCGATCCGCGTCACGCCGTGGGCTTCCTGATCACACACCGTGCCCAGGCGCTGGCGGTGCTGGGTGCCGTGTTCCTTGCCTTCACGGGTGGTGAGGCGTTGTACGCCGACATGGGGCATTTCGGCGCGGCGCCGATCCGCCTGGCCTGGCTGTTCATCGCGCTGCCGAGCCTGGTGCTCAACTACTTCGGCCAGGGCGCACTGGTGCTGGTCGATCCGGCGGCCATCGACAACCCGTTCTTCCGCATGTACCCGGGCTGGGCCGTGTTGCCGATGGTGCTGCTGGCGGCCATGGCCACGGTGATCGCGTCGCAAGCGGTGATTTCCGGCGCGTTTTCCCTGACGGCACAGGCCATGCGCATGGGCTACCTCCCGCGCATGCGCGTGGTGCAGACTTCGGGCGAGGCCATCGGCCAGATCTACGTGCCCATGGTCAACTGGACGCTGATGGTCGGCGTGTTGCTGCTGGTGATCGGTTTCCGCAGCTCGGGCGCCTTGTCGGCCGCCTACGGCATCGCGGTGTCGATCACGATGGTCACCACCACCCTGCTGGCCGGCGTCGTCGCCTACCGTCTGTGGCGCTGGAACAGGCTGGCCGTCGGCCTGGGCGTGCTGGCCTTCGCCTTCATCGACCTCACCTTCGTGCTGGCCAACAGCCTGAAGATCCTCGACGGCGGCTGGCTTACGCTGGCGGTGGCGGCCGTGGTCATGCTGCTGTTCACCACCTGGGCCAAGGGGCGTCGGCTCGGCCTGGAGGCCGCCGCCGCAGAAAGCCTGCCGATCGAGGCCTTTGTCGCTTCGCTCGAAGGTCACATGCCGCACCGCGTGCGCGGCACGGCGGTGTTCCTGAACTCGGACGAACACGCCGTGCCGCATGCGCTGCTGCACAACCTCAAGCACAACCAGGTGCTGCACGACATCGTGATCGTGTTGCGCGTATTGGCCTGCGACGTGCCGCGCATCGATGCGCGGCAACGCATCGAGGGCCACACGCTGGGCCACGGCATCTGGCTCGTCACCGCGCGCCACGGCTTCATGGAAAGGCCCAACGTCCCCGAGTTCATCCGCATCCTGGCGTACCAGAAGGGGCTGGACTGCGCCTCGATGAGTACTTCCTATTTCGTCTCGCGCGCTTCGCTCAGCGGGCGGCACATGCTGCACATGACGGCGCTGCGCAGCGCGCTGTTCGGCTGGCTGCAGCGCAATGCGGGCCGCGCATCCGACTATTTCGAGTTGCCGGAAAACCGGCTCGTCGAGATGGGCCAGCGCACCCTCGGGCGGCGCTGA
- a CDS encoding fumarylacetoacetate hydrolase family protein codes for MTPIDIATSLPQDLARATLIGRVWRNGPVGGPSVVAVRNGEAFDITASVPTTADLLDRGDALAFARSAKGESLGPVQALLEASLQTTKTDITLLAPNDVQAIKACGVTFAVSLLERVLEEQTHGDAEKASEFRERLQSQLGVNLAQIKPGSKAALTLKAEMVARGAWSQYMEVGLGVDAEVFSKSQPMSAVGFGAEVGLSPSSEWNNPEPEIVLAVNARGETVGASLGNDVNLRDIEGRSALLLGKAKDNNGSCAIGPFIRLFDEHFTIDSVRQAEVSLLIEGAADGFVLEGVSNMREISRDPLDLVAQTCGKHHQYPDGFMLFLGTMFSPIQDRGAKGSGFTHKLGDRVSIHTPQLGRLVNTVQLSTEIAPWTFGTRALYANLLQRGLLGSAQ; via the coding sequence ATGACACCCATCGACATCGCCACCAGCCTGCCTCAGGACCTCGCACGCGCCACGTTGATCGGCCGCGTCTGGCGCAATGGTCCTGTCGGCGGGCCCAGCGTGGTCGCCGTACGCAATGGCGAAGCCTTCGACATCACGGCCAGCGTGCCAACCACGGCCGACCTGCTCGACCGCGGCGACGCACTCGCCTTCGCCCGCAGCGCCAAGGGCGAATCTCTCGGACCGGTGCAGGCCTTGCTGGAAGCCAGCCTCCAGACGACCAAGACTGACATCACCCTGCTCGCACCCAACGACGTGCAGGCCATCAAGGCCTGTGGCGTGACCTTTGCCGTGAGCCTGCTCGAGCGCGTACTGGAAGAACAAACCCATGGCGATGCCGAGAAGGCCAGCGAATTCCGCGAACGCTTGCAGTCCCAGCTCGGCGTGAACCTGGCGCAGATCAAGCCCGGCTCCAAGGCGGCGCTGACGCTCAAGGCCGAGATGGTGGCACGTGGCGCGTGGTCGCAGTACATGGAGGTCGGCCTCGGCGTGGACGCGGAAGTGTTCTCCAAGTCTCAGCCGATGTCGGCCGTGGGCTTCGGCGCCGAGGTGGGGTTGTCGCCGTCTTCGGAGTGGAACAACCCCGAGCCGGAAATCGTGCTGGCCGTGAACGCGCGTGGCGAAACGGTGGGCGCATCCCTCGGCAACGACGTCAACCTGCGCGACATCGAGGGCCGCAGCGCGCTGCTGCTCGGCAAGGCCAAGGACAACAACGGCTCCTGCGCCATCGGCCCCTTCATCCGCCTGTTCGACGAGCACTTCACGATCGACAGCGTGCGCCAGGCCGAGGTGTCGCTGCTGATCGAAGGTGCCGCGGACGGTTTCGTGCTCGAGGGCGTGAGCAACATGCGCGAGATCAGCCGCGATCCGCTGGACCTGGTGGCCCAGACCTGCGGCAAGCACCACCAGTACCCCGACGGCTTCATGCTGTTCCTCGGCACCATGTTCTCGCCGATCCAGGACCGCGGCGCCAAAGGCTCGGGTTTCACCCACAAGCTCGGCGATCGAGTGAGCATCCACACGCCGCAGCTGGGCCGGCTGGTCAACACCGTCCAGCTCTCCACCGAGATCGCGCCGTGGACCTTCGGCACGCGCGCGCTGTACGCCAACCTGCTGCAGCGCGGGCTGCTGGGTTCGGCGCAGTGA
- a CDS encoding glycine zipper 2TM domain-containing protein: MQHLSRSLFFSPAKVRAVRTGASLAAAAVLAAGLVGCAAPPAYSDNGYPNQAYPNQAAYPVQSTQQGYAVPAQQVQMAEFGRVTQIQLVRTEERPRSGSGAGAIIGGVAGAIIGHQIGGGFGRDAATAVGAVGGAVAGNSIEKNSAAPNVREVYRVSIQLDNGSYRAYDIGGGIDLRVGDRVRIENGQIIRS, translated from the coding sequence ATGCAGCACCTGTCCCGTTCCCTGTTCTTCTCGCCCGCCAAGGTGCGGGCCGTCCGCACCGGCGCCTCGCTCGCCGCTGCGGCGGTGCTCGCCGCTGGCCTTGTCGGCTGCGCCGCGCCGCCGGCCTATTCCGACAACGGTTATCCGAACCAGGCTTATCCGAACCAGGCCGCCTACCCGGTGCAATCCACGCAACAGGGTTACGCCGTGCCCGCTCAGCAGGTCCAGATGGCCGAATTCGGCCGGGTCACGCAGATCCAGCTGGTGCGGACCGAGGAAAGGCCGCGCAGCGGTAGCGGCGCGGGCGCCATCATCGGCGGCGTGGCAGGTGCGATCATCGGCCACCAGATCGGCGGGGGGTTCGGCCGTGACGCCGCGACCGCGGTCGGTGCCGTCGGCGGCGCGGTGGCCGGCAACAGCATCGAGAAGAACAGCGCCGCACCCAACGTGCGCGAGGTCTACCGAGTGTCGATCCAGCTCGACAACGGCAGTTACCGGGCCTATGACATCGGCGGCGGCATCGACCTGCGCGTGGGCGACCGCGTGCGCATCGAGAACGGGCAGATCATCCGCTCGTAA
- the pgmB gene encoding beta-phosphoglucomutase produces MATEFRHAFIFDLDGVITDTAALHLAAWHELALALGLPFNNAMGERLKGVSRMESLELILGARAGQYSNEQKMRLADRKNAAYVRLLARITSADLLPGAVEALKAVRASGLGLALASASKNALAVLDRLQITGLFDHVVDANQVRHGKPDPEIFLRAAQALGVAPGRCVGVEDAVAGVQAIRSAGMFAVGVGSRSVLFEADRVIPDLTHFHPTDYLR; encoded by the coding sequence ATGGCCACCGAATTCCGACACGCGTTCATCTTCGACCTGGATGGCGTCATCACCGACACGGCCGCGCTGCACCTGGCGGCCTGGCACGAGTTGGCCCTCGCCCTGGGCCTGCCGTTCAACAATGCGATGGGCGAGCGCCTCAAGGGCGTGTCGCGCATGGAGTCGCTCGAACTGATCCTGGGCGCCAGGGCGGGGCAATACAGCAACGAGCAGAAGATGCGGCTGGCCGACCGCAAGAACGCGGCCTATGTCCGGCTGCTGGCCCGCATCACCTCGGCCGACCTGTTGCCCGGTGCGGTCGAGGCCTTGAAGGCCGTGCGCGCGTCCGGCTTGGGCCTGGCGCTGGCTTCGGCCAGCAAGAACGCGCTGGCCGTGCTGGACCGGCTGCAGATCACCGGCTTGTTCGACCACGTGGTGGACGCCAACCAGGTGCGCCACGGCAAACCCGATCCCGAGATCTTCCTCCGCGCGGCGCAGGCCCTGGGCGTGGCGCCCGGGCGCTGCGTCGGTGTGGAGGACGCGGTCGCCGGCGTGCAGGCCATCCGCTCGGCCGGCATGTTCGCGGTCGGTGTCGGCAGCCGTTCGGTGTTGTTCGAGGCCGACCGCGTGATCCCCGACCTGACCCATTTCCACCCCACGGACTACCTGAGGTGA
- a CDS encoding carbohydrate porin, with product MKRQKLKLSTLGAAAFTVSLLLGGQARAADPTEEPTGADAVAKKISTATGLDLWGYARGGFYGAAGSQPKAGYQLGGDLQHYRLGNEGDNYIEFGLGRKFDLGEGLKWGVYYMPKVYNGTSGTAQVYSDISGLEFAPNLSFWAGQRFHRIQDVHILDNWVMEDGDNYGAGVDGIAVGGGKLNLSVYSDGNSDNHNTSSNNGKRMNFQLVDLPVNPGGLLSLTGGVIGGSYALGKKGGALGLLHNQKDFLVKGLTNSLFLQASNGHAALNGKFYNLDDVNGVAQAGAKQARIIEAINWQVGKFGGQALVGYQTRTPDSGPSDGVKTKDLSVGGRVSYGVARQVKLLGEVGLTSRAIDGQDKQRLYKSTAAVAFSPNTDFWTRPEFRVYLTRANWNDAAATANSSSFGTNGRKSATSFGVQMEVWWQ from the coding sequence GTGAAACGACAAAAACTCAAGCTCAGTACCCTCGGCGCCGCCGCCTTCACCGTTTCCCTGCTGCTCGGGGGCCAGGCCCGCGCGGCCGACCCCACCGAGGAGCCGACCGGGGCCGACGCCGTGGCCAAGAAGATCAGCACGGCCACCGGCCTGGACCTTTGGGGTTATGCGCGCGGCGGCTTCTATGGCGCGGCCGGCAGCCAGCCCAAGGCCGGCTACCAGCTCGGCGGCGATCTGCAGCACTACCGCCTGGGCAATGAAGGCGACAACTACATCGAATTCGGACTCGGCAGGAAATTCGATCTCGGCGAAGGCCTCAAGTGGGGCGTGTACTACATGCCCAAGGTCTACAACGGCACCAGCGGCACGGCGCAGGTGTATTCGGACATCTCGGGCCTCGAATTCGCGCCCAACCTGAGCTTCTGGGCGGGCCAACGCTTCCACCGCATCCAGGATGTCCACATCCTGGACAACTGGGTCATGGAAGATGGCGACAACTACGGCGCGGGTGTCGACGGCATTGCCGTGGGCGGCGGCAAGCTCAATCTCTCCGTCTACAGCGACGGCAACAGCGACAACCACAACACCAGCTCGAACAATGGCAAGCGGATGAACTTCCAGCTGGTCGATCTGCCGGTCAACCCGGGCGGCCTGCTGAGCCTCACGGGCGGGGTCATCGGCGGAAGCTACGCCCTGGGCAAGAAGGGCGGGGCGCTCGGTCTGCTGCACAACCAGAAGGACTTTTTGGTGAAGGGGTTGACCAATTCCCTGTTCCTGCAGGCCTCGAACGGCCATGCGGCACTCAACGGCAAATTCTACAACCTGGACGATGTCAACGGTGTGGCCCAGGCCGGTGCCAAACAGGCGCGCATCATCGAGGCCATCAACTGGCAGGTCGGCAAATTCGGCGGGCAGGCCCTGGTTGGCTACCAGACCAGGACCCCTGACAGCGGCCCGTCCGACGGTGTCAAGACCAAGGATCTCAGTGTCGGTGGGCGTGTCAGTTACGGCGTCGCCAGGCAGGTCAAGCTGCTGGGCGAAGTCGGGCTGACATCGCGCGCCATCGACGGCCAGGATAAGCAACGCCTCTACAAGAGCACAGCCGCGGTGGCGTTTTCACCCAACACCGACTTCTGGACCCGGCCGGAATTCCGCGTCTACCTGACCCGCGCCAACTGGAACGATGCGGCCGCCACGGCCAACAGCAGCTCGTTCGGTACCAATGGTCGCAAGAGCGCCACCAGCTTCGGCGTGCAGATGGAGGTCTGGTGGCAGTGA
- a CDS encoding S1C family serine protease, which produces MIDAMSRANAAVVGLQVTVAEGARSAESLGNRRQGSGVVIGSDGLILTIGYLLLEAESIQIVTQDNKVLPAQAVGYDQATGFGLVKPLLPLRGIAPVPLGDLSDTRPGTVLMAATGGEDGDVNMTQLVSLRPFSGYWEYFIESALFTSPPIENHSGAPLFNQRGELIGVGSLLVLDAMGDKRRFPGNMFVPVTLLKPILAELQQTGSTKLSRRPWLGLTSTEQGGRVQVLQVNKEGPAESAGLQPGDLVLAVDGAKVDSLESFYKKLWSHPEPDADVQLTVLQGADIKTIKLKGADRMSTMRKPAGI; this is translated from the coding sequence ATGATCGACGCCATGAGCCGCGCCAACGCCGCGGTCGTGGGCCTGCAGGTCACGGTGGCCGAAGGTGCGCGCTCGGCCGAATCACTAGGCAACCGGCGCCAGGGCTCCGGCGTGGTGATCGGCAGCGACGGCCTGATCCTGACCATCGGCTACCTGCTGCTCGAGGCGGAAAGCATCCAGATCGTCACGCAGGACAACAAGGTCTTGCCGGCCCAGGCGGTGGGTTACGACCAAGCCACGGGTTTCGGCCTGGTCAAGCCTCTGCTGCCGTTGCGCGGCATCGCGCCGGTGCCGCTGGGCGACCTGAGCGACACCCGGCCCGGCACGGTGCTGATGGCCGCCACCGGCGGCGAAGACGGCGACGTGAACATGACGCAGTTGGTGAGCCTTCGGCCGTTTTCGGGCTACTGGGAATACTTCATCGAATCCGCGCTGTTCACCAGCCCGCCGATCGAGAACCATTCGGGCGCGCCGCTGTTCAACCAGCGCGGCGAGCTCATCGGCGTTGGCAGCCTGCTGGTGCTCGACGCCATGGGGGACAAGCGGCGCTTTCCCGGCAACATGTTCGTGCCCGTCACCCTGCTCAAGCCGATCCTGGCCGAGTTGCAGCAAACCGGCAGCACCAAGCTCAGCCGGCGGCCCTGGCTGGGCCTGACCTCCACCGAGCAGGGTGGCCGCGTCCAGGTGCTGCAGGTCAACAAGGAAGGACCGGCCGAGAGCGCCGGCCTGCAGCCCGGCGACCTCGTCCTCGCGGTGGACGGCGCCAAGGTCGATTCGCTGGAATCGTTCTATAAGAAGCTGTGGTCGCATCCCGAGCCCGATGCCGATGTGCAGCTCACCGTGCTGCAAGGCGCGGACATCAAGACGATCAAGCTCAAGGGCGCGGACCGCATGTCGACCATGCGCAAACCGGCCGGCATTTGA
- a CDS encoding IclR family transcriptional regulator: MTEAYEVPALRRADMVLQRLAEVRAPVRAAELLEATGLARSTLYLLLESLERRNWIERSGDGYVIGVRLFEHGSAYLRHDGLQEAFRTAASAFVARHNEAVQMAILDGAEVVYVAREDANRPVRLVSDLGTRLPAHCSALGKAIMASMDDADVLAMLPPTLVALTERSITRVPQLLKALAQVRNAGVALDVEEVSAGLHCFAAYVGKTAMGRRVAVSTSVPIDRMDRRREKLLAGGIAQLAKQVGVRMSR, from the coding sequence ATGACGGAAGCTTACGAAGTCCCCGCGCTGCGCAGGGCCGACATGGTGCTGCAGCGTCTGGCCGAGGTGCGCGCCCCGGTGCGTGCCGCCGAGTTGCTGGAAGCCACGGGCCTGGCCAGGAGCACGCTCTACCTCCTGCTCGAATCGCTCGAGCGCCGAAATTGGATCGAGCGCAGCGGCGACGGCTACGTCATCGGCGTGCGGCTGTTCGAGCACGGCAGTGCCTACCTGCGCCATGACGGCCTGCAGGAGGCGTTCCGCACCGCGGCCAGCGCCTTCGTGGCCAGGCACAACGAGGCGGTGCAGATGGCCATCCTCGACGGCGCCGAAGTCGTCTACGTGGCACGCGAGGATGCGAACCGGCCGGTGCGGCTGGTGTCCGACCTCGGCACGCGCCTGCCCGCGCACTGCAGCGCGCTGGGCAAGGCCATCATGGCCAGCATGGACGATGCCGACGTGCTCGCCATGCTGCCGCCGACGCTGGTGGCGCTGACCGAGCGCAGCATCACCCGCGTGCCGCAGTTGCTCAAGGCGCTCGCGCAGGTGCGCAACGCGGGCGTGGCGCTCGACGTGGAGGAGGTGTCGGCCGGGCTGCATTGCTTCGCGGCCTATGTGGGCAAGACGGCCATGGGGCGGCGCGTGGCGGTCAGCACGTCGGTGCCGATCGACCGCATGGACCGCCGGCGCGAGAAACTGCTGGCCGGCGGCATCGCGCAGCTCGCCAAACAGGTCGGCGTGCGGATGTCACGTTAG